One region of Carassius gibelio isolate Cgi1373 ecotype wild population from Czech Republic chromosome A1, carGib1.2-hapl.c, whole genome shotgun sequence genomic DNA includes:
- the tspan5b gene encoding tetraspanin-5, translating into MSGKHFNVHEVGCCIKYFIFGFNIIFWLLGVAFLSVALWAWSEKGVLSNISSITDLGGFDPVWLFLVVGGVMFVLGFAGCIGALRENSFLLKFFSVFLGIIFFLELTAGVLAFVFKDWIKDQLKFFINNNIRAYRDDIDLQNLIDFTQDYWECCGAFGPEDWNLNIYFNCTDTNLSREKCGVPFSCCTKDPAEDVINTQCGYDIRAKGENEQKTFIHTKGCVPQFEKWLQENLTVVAGIFIGIALLQIFGICLAQNLLSDIEAVRESCLFT; encoded by the exons ATGTCAGGAAAACACTTTAACGTGCACGAAGTGGGTTGTTGCATCAAATACTTCATATTTGgatttaacattatattttgg CTGCTCGGGGTGGCGTTCCTGTCTGTGGCTCTTTGGGCCTGGAGTGAGAAG GGGGTTCTTTCCAACATCTCCTCCATCACAGATCTGGGCGGGTTTGATCCGGTGTGGCTGTTTCTCGTGGTGGGTGGGGTGATGTTCGTGCTCGGCTTCGCAGGATGCATCGGAGCTCTGAGGGAAAACTCCTTCCTTCTTAAGTTT TTTTCCGTTTttctgggaatcatatttttcctGGAGTTGACAGCGGGAGTCTTGGCCTTTGTCTTTAAAGACTGGATTAAAGACCAGCTCAAGTTCTTCATCAACAACAATATTAGAGCCTACAGAGACGACATTGACCTACAGAATCTCATCGACTTCACACAAGATTat TGGGAGTGTTGTGGAGCTTTTGGGCCTGAAGACTGGAATCTGAATATTTACTTTAATTGTACTGATACTAATCTGAGCAGAGAGAAATGTGGGGTTCCCTTTTCCTGCTGCACCAAGGACCCTGCT GAGGATGTGATAAACACACAGTGTGGATATGACATTCGAGCGAAAGGT GAAAATGAACAGAAGACCTTTATACACACGAAAGGATGTGTACCGCAGTTTGAGAAATGGTTACAGGAGAATCTAACCGTAGTTGCGGGAATCTTTATAGGAATTGCACTTCTGCag ATATTTGGGATCTGTCTGGCACAGAATCTTTTGAGTGACATTGAGGCGGTCAGGGAGAGCTG